In one Sandaracinaceae bacterium genomic region, the following are encoded:
- a CDS encoding TIGR04255 family protein: protein MTKTKRNCRYVPLSKNPLVLVLCQVRFSPVRKMGDYIPGIQEAFRRHGFPIERAGKIQQLTITPAGVDIVEQDRWEYRTKDEQWSVTVLQDSVVLQTTAYERFEGFAEKLEAAVKTVLEESEQDKLGLIQRVGLRYIDLIRPGDGESFRDYLRPGFHGASDAPFTTGSHRLHVESVGRTNVGDTPGTMVLRVAQNDQGFDLPPDLIGGAPKFQSRAQPGELVTLVDMDHFIEGKFDPSAEWVTARAYVMHDHLIETFHEHVVSAKAIEVWQ, encoded by the coding sequence ATGACGAAGACAAAGAGGAACTGCCGGTACGTCCCGCTCAGCAAGAACCCGCTCGTCCTCGTGCTCTGCCAGGTGCGGTTCAGTCCAGTGCGCAAGATGGGCGACTACATCCCTGGCATCCAGGAGGCGTTTCGGCGGCACGGCTTCCCCATCGAGCGCGCGGGGAAGATCCAGCAGCTCACCATCACGCCTGCTGGTGTCGACATCGTCGAGCAGGACCGTTGGGAGTATCGGACCAAGGACGAGCAGTGGAGCGTGACGGTCCTCCAGGACAGCGTCGTGCTCCAGACCACCGCGTACGAGCGCTTCGAGGGCTTTGCCGAGAAGCTCGAGGCCGCCGTGAAGACCGTCCTCGAAGAGAGCGAGCAGGACAAGCTCGGCCTCATCCAGCGCGTCGGCCTCCGCTACATCGACCTCATCCGGCCAGGCGACGGCGAGAGCTTTCGCGACTACCTGCGGCCCGGCTTTCACGGCGCGTCGGACGCGCCCTTTACGACGGGGTCGCACCGGCTGCACGTCGAGAGTGTCGGTCGCACCAACGTGGGCGATACTCCCGGAACGATGGTCCTGCGTGTGGCCCAGAACGATCAGGGGTTCGACCTGCCACCCGATCTCATCGGCGGCGCGCCGAAGTTCCAGTCGCGCGCCCAGCCCGGTGAGCTCGTGACGCTGGTGGACATGGACCACTTCATCGAGGGCAAGTTCGATCCCAGCGCTGAGTGGGTGACGGCGCGCGCCTACGTGATGCACGACCACCTGATCGAGACGTTCCACGAGCACGTCGTCTCCGCGAAGGCGATCGAGGTGTGGCAATGA
- a CDS encoding N-6 DNA methylase, producing MSAALVWGHHDGTVTPRILALVLPAGAWGRANADDVLVHAYSLPEPETEADQFPQFAIVKDAEDKLEALFDLAYPPHQIDRLPSLSEINDYKRIKADPTYRWSMRMYDRLMKGFNALHERIYQTHKDRVNGKNDIIEEVAKLLFLESFRLHHDDGSSALTFEHQGKQLSLKDVFSSAYVKANGARAVAEIQSAFERFKLHPDYVVTDDAGEKHAIFDKNAHLRLEQPGNYEAVLSLIQDLGPVTDNQGNVVDKRGTLAHIAADVLGRAFDVFLRANFESKGGLGIYLTPAPVKQAMLALAFHDIKESTEDAARLVARDGKGRPAFRFCDPACGSGGFLSVALSHLRRTLDELGGKATATDEAKKKLFAEMCEHSFVGADSSPQMVMLARVNMALLGAPKARIFYTQNSLTSPQLEPGTFDLICTNPPFGTPKFSKGQDASKKNYEEGMQKILETYRSDLSERAGRGGGLDYSPTVTGLAMGGSPNSKGVWKAASTNTDPAVLFIDRCLQLLKPGGRLLIVLPDGVLCNSGDRYVREYIMGTKDEATGEFHGGKAIVKGVISLPSDAFKLSGTGAKTSVLYVQKRHARKDDPEKFQDEPQTDVFMAVAETLGYVVKNNVEDYSAGVPNDLAAIVGVYVRGE from the coding sequence ATGTCGGCCGCCCTTGTCTGGGGTCACCACGACGGCACCGTCACGCCGCGCATCTTGGCGCTCGTCTTGCCCGCGGGCGCATGGGGCCGCGCCAACGCCGACGATGTGCTGGTGCACGCGTACTCGCTCCCGGAGCCCGAGACAGAAGCCGACCAGTTCCCGCAGTTCGCCATCGTGAAGGACGCCGAGGACAAGCTCGAGGCCCTCTTCGACCTCGCGTACCCGCCGCACCAGATCGACCGGCTGCCGAGTCTCTCGGAGATCAACGACTACAAGCGCATCAAGGCCGACCCCACCTACCGCTGGTCGATGCGCATGTACGACCGCCTGATGAAGGGCTTCAACGCGCTGCACGAGCGCATCTACCAGACGCACAAAGACCGGGTGAACGGCAAGAACGACATCATCGAGGAGGTGGCCAAACTGCTCTTCCTCGAGTCGTTCCGACTGCACCACGATGACGGCTCGAGCGCGCTCACCTTCGAGCACCAGGGCAAGCAGCTGAGTCTAAAGGACGTCTTCTCCTCGGCGTACGTGAAGGCGAACGGCGCCAGGGCCGTCGCGGAGATCCAGTCCGCGTTCGAGCGCTTCAAGCTGCACCCCGACTACGTCGTCACCGACGACGCCGGCGAGAAGCACGCCATCTTCGACAAGAACGCCCACCTGCGCCTAGAGCAACCCGGCAACTACGAAGCGGTGCTGTCGCTCATCCAGGACCTCGGCCCGGTCACAGACAACCAGGGCAACGTGGTGGACAAGCGGGGCACGCTCGCTCACATCGCGGCCGATGTGCTGGGCCGTGCCTTCGACGTGTTCCTGCGCGCCAACTTCGAGTCGAAGGGCGGCCTCGGCATCTACCTCACACCGGCGCCGGTGAAGCAGGCGATGCTGGCACTCGCGTTCCACGACATCAAGGAGAGCACGGAGGACGCCGCGCGCCTCGTGGCTCGCGACGGCAAGGGCCGCCCCGCCTTCCGCTTCTGCGACCCTGCGTGTGGCAGCGGCGGCTTCCTCTCGGTGGCGCTGAGCCACCTGCGGCGCACGCTCGACGAGCTCGGTGGCAAGGCCACGGCCACTGACGAGGCGAAGAAGAAGCTCTTCGCGGAGATGTGCGAACACAGCTTCGTCGGCGCGGACTCTTCGCCCCAGATGGTGATGCTCGCCCGCGTGAACATGGCGCTGCTCGGTGCGCCCAAGGCCCGCATCTTCTACACGCAGAACTCGCTCACCAGTCCGCAGCTCGAGCCCGGCACCTTCGACCTCATCTGCACCAACCCGCCCTTCGGCACGCCCAAGTTCAGCAAGGGGCAGGACGCGAGCAAGAAGAACTACGAGGAGGGGATGCAGAAGATCCTCGAGACGTACCGCTCGGATCTGTCGGAGCGTGCGGGCCGCGGTGGCGGGCTCGACTACTCGCCCACGGTCACGGGCCTGGCGATGGGCGGATCACCCAACAGCAAGGGCGTCTGGAAGGCGGCGTCGACCAACACCGATCCGGCGGTGCTCTTCATCGACCGCTGCCTGCAGCTGCTCAAGCCGGGCGGGCGCTTGCTGATCGTCTTGCCCGACGGCGTGCTCTGCAACTCCGGCGACCGCTACGTGCGAGAGTACATCATGGGCACGAAGGACGAGGCGACCGGCGAGTTTCACGGTGGCAAGGCCATCGTGAAGGGCGTCATCAGCCTGCCCTCCGACGCCTTCAAGCTCTCGGGCACGGGCGCCAAGACCAGCGTGCTCTACGTGCAGAAGCGCCACGCGCGCAAAGACGACCCCGAGAAGTTCCAGGACGAGCCGCAGACCGACGTGTTCATGGCCGTGGCCGAGACGCTCGGCTACGTGGTGAAGAACAACGTCGAGGACTACAGCGCGGGCGTCCCGAACGACCTGGCCGCCATCGTTGGCGTCTACGTGCGGGGGGAGTGA